The following are encoded in a window of Streptomyces sp. SAT1 genomic DNA:
- the rplF gene encoding 50S ribosomal protein L6, protein MSRIGKLPITVPAGVDVTIDGRTVKVKGPKGELTHTVAAPIDIAKGEDGVLNVTRPNDERQNKALHGLSRTLVANMITGVTQGYVKKLEISGVGYRVTAKGSNLEFALGYSHPITVEAPEGITFKVEAPTRFSVEGIDKQKVGEVAANIRKLRKPDPYKAKGVKYEGEVIRRKVGKAGK, encoded by the coding sequence ATGTCGCGTATTGGCAAGCTCCCCATCACGGTTCCCGCCGGCGTGGACGTCACCATCGACGGCCGTACGGTCAAGGTCAAGGGCCCCAAGGGCGAACTGACCCACACCGTCGCGGCGCCGATCGACATCGCCAAGGGTGAGGACGGCGTTCTGAACGTCACCCGCCCCAACGACGAGCGTCAGAACAAGGCCCTGCACGGCCTGTCCCGCACGCTGGTGGCGAACATGATCACCGGCGTGACCCAGGGTTACGTGAAGAAGCTCGAGATCAGCGGTGTCGGTTACCGCGTGACGGCCAAGGGTTCGAACCTGGAGTTCGCGCTCGGCTACAGCCACCCGATCACCGTCGAGGCACCCGAGGGCATCACCTTCAAGGTCGAGGCCCCCACCCGCTTCTCGGTCGAGGGTATCGACAAGCAGAAGGTCGGCGAGGTTGCGGCGAACATCCGCAAGCTGCGCAAGCCCGACCCGTACAAGGCCAAGGGTGTCAAGTACGAGGGCGAAGTCATCCGCCGCAAGGTCGGAAAGGCGGGTAAGTAA